A region from the Leptolyngbya subtilissima AS-A7 genome encodes:
- a CDS encoding glycerophosphodiester phosphodiesterase family protein yields MNLDTTQGAELTGFASLPADTFAEGPAAGGNDGTGAPVTGNGRTGPFDGQPIQGFSGVQFAPGSDGSTFWFLSDNGFGAKTNSADYLLRLYQADPSLAGSEGGDGSVDIQGFVQLSDPNNLIPFDIVNGETTERFLTGADFDVESFVIDGNGEIWIGDEFGPYLLHFDATGVLLDAPIATPNIKPLSTLNGEAPLVIGHRGASGELPEHTLEAYSLAIARGADFIEPDLVATKDGVLIARHEPILGGTTDVASRPEFADRKRTGVIDGVTYENEFFASDFTLEEIKTLRAIMPQGYRTDAFDGVFQIPTFEEVINLVKQVEADTGKKIGIYPETKHPTYHDDLGLSLEEPLLATLESTGFTDPSRVFIQSFEVSNLKELNNKTDIPLVQLLDAYDVALDGSLIYEDVNARPYDFAVNGDSRTYGDLQTAEGLAEIATYADGIGPWKRMIVSVEGVDANGDGAADDVNGDGAVNDADKITTAPSTLIPDAHDAGLFVHAYTFRNEGRFLAADYQGNPNKEYEQFINLGVDGYFTDFPGTGDLVRDQITSDFVRSPQNPEVLATTEFDTLTGGAPIVIGHRGASGERPEHTLEAYKLAIAQGADFIEPDLVVTKDGVLIARHEPMLGVVALNPDGTIQLDASGNPVLNTTDTSTDVYLRAEFADRLTVKNLDGVLRGGWFAEDFTLAEVKQLNAIERIPAIRGTEFNNDGLKVPTLAEVIDLVQEVEAETGRKIGIYPETKHPTFFEQQGFNTSEILVETLVAEGFTDPSRVYIQSFEVANLKALNDTIMPAAAIDIPLVQLFGGSGQPYDFVVAGDARTYTDLSTPAGLAEIAGYAAGIGPNKQRIVPLSTVDADSNGQPDDLNGDGAISDGDRVTGIPTTLIQDAHDAGLLVHLYTLRNESFFLPDSYEGDPLNEYEQFIELGVDGFFTDFPGTGFTARSTFIEEPAVANLNRSQGFEGMAFSPDRTTLYPMLEGTVVGDPPGSLRIYEFDVANSSFEGVVGLYQLESTSHAIGDFTPINANEFLVIERDNNQGEAAEFKKIFKVDLSQLDNEGFVKKEELVDLLNVSDPNDLNGDGSTTFDFPFQTIEDVLVLDADTILVANDNNYPFSVGRPPGIDNNEIIELQLDQPLNLDPRLGVAGLAGDAVTELVDLTGFDGDVAVNVTLSREATYDNILKFYETDARGAVDGLLPGEAGYEAAVAANLLDADGLTLDNLSVVDQSILLVGGTYYAPALLIQGNPENLVTIDDAALGQSRIERNGNVWSFEDLTDFDFNDLIVTVNSAEAVA; encoded by the coding sequence ATGAATTTAGATACAACCCAGGGTGCAGAGCTGACTGGCTTTGCCTCACTGCCCGCTGACACCTTTGCCGAAGGCCCTGCCGCTGGCGGCAACGATGGCACTGGCGCACCCGTCACCGGCAATGGTCGCACTGGCCCCTTCGATGGTCAGCCTATTCAAGGCTTCAGCGGCGTTCAGTTTGCTCCCGGTAGCGATGGCTCGACTTTTTGGTTCCTCTCAGACAACGGCTTTGGCGCTAAGACCAACAGTGCTGACTACCTGCTGCGGCTGTATCAGGCTGACCCGAGCTTAGCTGGGTCAGAAGGTGGGGATGGCAGTGTCGATATTCAGGGCTTTGTGCAGCTCAGCGACCCCAACAACCTGATTCCCTTTGACATTGTGAATGGGGAGACGACAGAGCGTTTTCTCACTGGCGCTGACTTTGATGTGGAATCGTTTGTCATTGACGGCAACGGTGAAATCTGGATTGGCGATGAGTTTGGCCCTTACCTGCTGCACTTTGACGCTACTGGTGTGCTGCTAGATGCGCCTATTGCTACTCCCAATATCAAACCTTTGAGCACTCTCAACGGCGAAGCTCCGCTAGTGATTGGACACCGGGGTGCGAGTGGTGAATTGCCAGAGCACACGCTAGAGGCCTATAGTCTGGCGATCGCCCGTGGGGCCGACTTTATCGAGCCCGACCTGGTAGCCACCAAAGATGGCGTGTTGATCGCTCGCCACGAGCCCATTCTCGGAGGCACCACGGATGTCGCTAGCCGCCCCGAGTTTGCCGATCGCAAGCGCACAGGTGTGATCGATGGCGTCACCTACGAAAACGAATTCTTTGCCTCCGACTTTACCCTTGAAGAAATCAAGACCCTGCGCGCCATCATGCCACAGGGCTACCGCACCGATGCGTTTGATGGCGTATTCCAGATCCCAACCTTCGAAGAGGTGATTAACCTGGTCAAGCAGGTTGAGGCGGATACCGGTAAAAAGATCGGCATCTATCCTGAAACTAAGCACCCCACCTACCACGACGACCTGGGTCTGTCTCTAGAAGAGCCCCTGCTGGCGACCCTAGAGTCAACGGGCTTTACCGACCCCAGCCGCGTCTTTATCCAATCCTTTGAGGTCTCCAACCTCAAGGAGCTCAACAATAAGACCGATATTCCTCTGGTGCAGTTGCTAGATGCCTACGACGTGGCCCTAGATGGGTCACTCATTTACGAGGATGTCAATGCTCGTCCCTACGACTTTGCGGTTAACGGCGACAGCCGCACCTACGGCGATTTGCAAACCGCTGAAGGGCTAGCCGAAATTGCCACTTATGCCGACGGCATCGGCCCCTGGAAGCGAATGATTGTGTCGGTCGAAGGGGTTGATGCCAATGGCGACGGTGCAGCGGACGATGTGAACGGCGATGGCGCCGTCAACGATGCGGACAAAATAACCACTGCCCCATCCACGCTGATTCCTGATGCCCATGATGCGGGGCTGTTTGTCCATGCTTACACCTTCCGCAACGAGGGGCGATTTTTGGCGGCCGACTATCAGGGCAACCCCAACAAGGAATATGAGCAGTTCATCAACCTGGGTGTGGATGGCTACTTTACCGACTTCCCCGGCACGGGGGATCTGGTGCGTGATCAAATCACCAGTGACTTTGTTCGCTCGCCCCAAAACCCTGAAGTGCTGGCCACTACAGAGTTCGATACGCTAACTGGCGGTGCTCCCATTGTGATTGGGCACCGGGGGGCATCGGGTGAGCGGCCTGAGCATACCCTAGAGGCTTACAAGCTGGCGATCGCCCAGGGGGCAGACTTTATCGAGCCTGACTTGGTAGTTACCAAAGACGGTGTGCTGATCGCTCGTCACGAACCCATGCTAGGGGTGGTGGCGCTGAATCCTGACGGCACCATTCAGCTGGACGCCAGCGGTAACCCCGTGCTCAACACCACCGACACCAGCACCGATGTTTACCTGCGGGCTGAGTTTGCCGATCGCCTGACGGTGAAAAACCTGGACGGCGTTCTGCGGGGCGGCTGGTTTGCCGAAGACTTTACTTTGGCGGAGGTCAAGCAGCTCAACGCCATTGAGCGGATTCCGGCGATTCGGGGTACCGAATTTAACAACGATGGCCTGAAGGTGCCCACCCTGGCGGAGGTGATCGACCTAGTGCAAGAGGTCGAGGCGGAAACCGGACGCAAAATCGGCATCTATCCCGAAACCAAGCACCCCACCTTCTTTGAGCAGCAGGGCTTCAACACCAGCGAAATCCTGGTGGAAACCCTAGTGGCAGAAGGCTTCACCGACCCCAGCCGGGTTTACATCCAGTCCTTTGAGGTGGCAAACCTGAAGGCGCTGAACGACACGATCATGCCCGCTGCGGCGATCGACATTCCCCTAGTGCAGCTGTTTGGCGGTTCGGGGCAGCCCTACGACTTTGTGGTTGCTGGCGACGCTCGCACCTACACTGACCTGTCTACCCCCGCTGGCCTGGCAGAAATTGCTGGGTATGCCGCTGGCATTGGCCCCAACAAACAGCGCATTGTGCCGCTGAGTACGGTGGATGCTGATAGTAACGGCCAGCCTGATGACCTGAATGGCGATGGAGCGATTAGCGATGGCGATCGCGTCACTGGCATCCCTACCACCCTGATTCAAGACGCCCATGACGCTGGGTTACTGGTTCACCTCTATACCCTGCGGAATGAGAGCTTCTTCCTGCCTGACAGCTACGAGGGCGACCCCCTCAATGAATATGAGCAGTTCATCGAGCTAGGGGTAGACGGCTTCTTCACCGATTTCCCTGGCACCGGCTTTACCGCCCGCAGCACTTTCATTGAAGAGCCGGCAGTGGCAAACCTCAACCGTTCCCAAGGCTTTGAGGGCATGGCCTTTAGCCCCGATCGCACCACCCTATACCCGATGCTGGAGGGCACTGTCGTCGGTGACCCCCCTGGCTCCCTGCGCATCTACGAATTCGACGTGGCCAACAGTTCCTTTGAGGGAGTGGTAGGTCTGTATCAGCTGGAGTCAACTAGCCATGCGATCGGCGACTTCACCCCCATCAACGCCAACGAGTTTCTCGTAATTGAGCGCGATAACAACCAGGGCGAGGCCGCCGAGTTCAAGAAGATCTTCAAAGTTGACCTGTCTCAGCTCGACAACGAAGGCTTTGTCAAAAAAGAAGAGCTGGTTGATCTGCTGAACGTGAGCGACCCCAACGATCTCAATGGCGACGGCAGCACCACCTTTGACTTCCCCTTCCAAACGATTGAGGATGTCTTGGTGCTCGATGCCGACACCATCCTGGTGGCCAACGACAACAACTACCCCTTCTCGGTGGGCCGTCCACCGGGAATTGACAACAACGAAATTATCGAACTTCAGCTCGATCAGCCTTTAAACCTCGACCCTCGTTTGGGTGTCGCTGGATTGGCTGGAGACGCTGTCACGGAGCTAGTTGACCTAACCGGGTTTGATGGCGATGTGGCCGTGAATGTTACCCTGAGCCGCGAAGCGACCTACGACAACATCTTGAAATTTTATGAGACCGATGCTCGGGGCGCTGTGGATGGGCTTCTACCCGGTGAAGCCGGTTATGAAGCAGCGGTTGCGGCTAACCTGCTCGATGCAGACGGCTTAACCCTCGACAATCTCAGCGTTGTCGATCAATCCATTCTGCTGGTGGGTGGCACTTACTACGCGCCAGCGCTGTTGATTCAGGGCAACCCTGAGAACCTGGTCACGATCGACGATGCGGCTCTGGGGCAGTCTCGCATTGAGCGCAACGGGAACGTTTGGAGCTTCGAAGATCTCACCGACTTCGACTTCAACGACCTAATCGTCACCGTCAACTCGGCTGAGGCCGTTGCTTAA
- a CDS encoding PAS domain S-box protein: protein MALESQGRNLFNMALDAMLIVDDQGRYVEVNPAACKLLNCVRDQIIGRTIADFCVLHPGVDLHQQWRMFLAQGHMQGEIALRVGNGEERIVEYAATANVSPHFHLSILRDITERKQAEALKEHLNQMLAQQVKERTEELRVVQSQLAHEHSLLDNILSNINGVVWSIDLPTMTTRYVNSAVETLYGYSKEAFLSATNLWHSLIYPADQPKIEQFLGQLGEQERFDLEYRITRADGEVRWVHDRSRVVYDPEGKPVRLDSVATDITEQKQLEEALRLSESRLRAIFQQAALGINQASLDGYFLQANQAYCDMLGYNEAELLQLRYQDIAHPDERQETEAALAKLYAEEVSSVTLEKRYFHKDGSVRWTNLVLSILRDAEGQAISDIAIVQDISDRKQIEQALEEERSLFIGGPTMVIRWGTTADWPVEYISPNVQAQLGYEPKTLVEGRVAFAALIHPEDVARVKAEVTAATTAKTQCFAQTYRLRHANGEYRWIDDFTRVIYADDGTVAQFLGYIQDITERKQTELALQESEATKQAMLSAIPDLLMRIDRQGLRYDFISGGEITLCGDVDTNRPQSLYEMLPQALADQRLHFIHQALDTGERQIYEYAITINGKPLYEEARIVPLEGDEALVMVRDISGRVTAEKALRESQQRFQAIFDQMYQFIGLLTPEGILLEANQTALTFGGFAREDVVGCLFWETGWWNFSRETQAQLKQAIAAAGQGEFVRYEVTLQGVNQQMMTIDFSLRPVLDDQGQVVLLIPEGRDITQRKHMEEELQRTKVFLEQTNSVARVGGWEVDLQQDLVHWTPITREIHEVDADFEPTLATALNFYPPGVNRQRMVAVIECARLTGQPWDEKLQVITAKGNLRWVRSLGQAEFVDGTCTRLYGAFQDIDAQMRAEMQLQELTQQLQQANGELSRVATTDALTQVANRRYFDQVFMQEWAQAQRATTSLALIMCDVDYFKPYNDHYGHPAGDRCLQQVAQLLKDHIQRPGDVLARYGGEEFVVLLPKTTLVGAMAVATRIQQQFAQARLPHGFSSVADHITLSFGIACCVPLQEKLPSELLAAADTALYQAKLAGRNRYCISINDRPDAPSLPRG from the coding sequence GTGGCTTTAGAATCTCAAGGTCGCAACCTCTTTAACATGGCCTTGGATGCCATGCTCATTGTTGACGATCAGGGTCGATATGTTGAGGTCAATCCTGCTGCCTGCAAGCTGCTGAACTGTGTTCGAGACCAGATAATTGGCCGCACCATTGCCGATTTTTGTGTTTTGCACCCTGGGGTTGACCTGCATCAACAGTGGCGGATGTTTTTGGCCCAGGGGCACATGCAGGGAGAAATTGCCTTAAGGGTAGGCAACGGGGAAGAACGAATTGTGGAGTATGCGGCTACGGCCAACGTTTCTCCCCACTTTCACCTGTCTATTCTGCGAGATATTACTGAGCGTAAGCAGGCCGAGGCTCTCAAGGAGCATCTCAACCAAATGCTTGCCCAGCAGGTTAAAGAACGCACCGAGGAATTACGGGTTGTTCAAAGTCAGCTCGCCCACGAGCACTCGTTGCTTGACAACATTCTCAGCAATATCAACGGCGTGGTTTGGTCAATTGATTTACCGACGATGACAACTCGGTACGTCAATTCTGCTGTAGAGACTCTCTATGGCTATTCTAAGGAGGCTTTTTTGAGTGCCACTAATCTGTGGCACAGTCTGATTTACCCTGCCGACCAACCCAAGATTGAGCAATTTTTGGGGCAGCTTGGTGAGCAAGAACGTTTTGATCTGGAGTATCGCATTACCCGAGCCGATGGAGAGGTGCGCTGGGTGCACGATCGCTCGCGGGTGGTTTATGACCCAGAGGGCAAGCCGGTTCGCTTAGATAGCGTCGCCACTGACATTACTGAACAAAAGCAGCTAGAGGAAGCCCTGCGCCTGAGTGAAAGTCGGCTGCGGGCCATCTTTCAGCAGGCCGCCCTGGGCATCAACCAGGCGTCCCTAGACGGTTATTTTTTGCAGGCTAACCAGGCCTACTGCGACATGTTGGGCTACAACGAGGCAGAACTACTCCAGCTGCGCTATCAAGACATTGCCCATCCCGATGAGCGACAAGAAACTGAAGCCGCCCTAGCCAAACTCTATGCGGAAGAGGTCTCGTCAGTCACGCTAGAAAAACGCTATTTCCATAAAGACGGCAGCGTGCGGTGGACAAATCTAGTGCTGTCTATCCTGCGCGATGCCGAGGGGCAGGCGATTTCAGACATTGCGATCGTGCAGGACATCAGCGATCGCAAGCAGATAGAGCAAGCCCTCGAGGAAGAGCGCAGCCTGTTCATCGGCGGCCCAACGATGGTCATCCGCTGGGGAACGACAGCTGACTGGCCAGTGGAATATATTTCTCCCAACGTGCAGGCCCAACTGGGATATGAACCGAAGACGCTGGTAGAGGGGCGGGTGGCCTTCGCTGCCTTAATTCATCCTGAAGATGTGGCACGGGTAAAGGCAGAGGTAACCGCAGCTACGACGGCAAAAACCCAGTGCTTTGCCCAAACCTATCGGCTGCGCCACGCCAACGGCGAGTATCGCTGGATCGATGACTTTACTCGGGTAATCTATGCCGACGACGGCACCGTTGCCCAGTTCTTGGGCTACATCCAAGACATCACCGAGCGTAAGCAAACCGAGCTGGCCTTGCAAGAGAGTGAAGCCACCAAACAGGCCATGTTGTCAGCGATTCCCGATCTGCTCATGCGCATCGATCGGCAGGGTCTGCGCTATGACTTCATCTCGGGTGGTGAAATCACCCTTTGCGGCGACGTTGACACCAACCGTCCCCAGTCGCTCTACGAGATGCTGCCTCAGGCGCTGGCCGACCAGCGGCTGCATTTTATTCACCAGGCCCTCGACACTGGAGAGCGCCAGATCTACGAGTACGCCATCACTATAAATGGTAAGCCCCTCTACGAAGAGGCGCGGATTGTGCCCCTAGAGGGGGACGAAGCGCTAGTGATGGTGCGGGATATCTCTGGCCGGGTGACGGCGGAGAAGGCGTTGCGGGAGAGCCAGCAGCGCTTTCAGGCAATCTTTGACCAGATGTATCAGTTTATTGGCCTGCTGACGCCAGAAGGTATTTTGCTGGAGGCCAACCAGACTGCCCTGACCTTTGGTGGCTTTGCGCGAGAAGATGTGGTGGGTTGCCTCTTTTGGGAAACGGGCTGGTGGAATTTTTCCCGCGAAACCCAGGCCCAGCTTAAGCAGGCGATCGCCGCCGCTGGCCAAGGCGAGTTTGTGCGCTATGAGGTGACGTTGCAGGGGGTCAATCAGCAGATGATGACCATCGACTTCTCCCTGCGGCCGGTTTTAGATGATCAAGGTCAGGTGGTGCTGCTAATTCCGGAGGGGCGCGACATCACCCAGCGCAAGCACATGGAAGAAGAGCTTCAGCGCACCAAAGTCTTTTTAGAGCAGACTAATAGCGTCGCTCGCGTTGGCGGTTGGGAAGTCGATTTACAGCAGGACCTGGTGCACTGGACTCCCATTACTCGAGAAATCCACGAGGTAGATGCCGATTTTGAGCCAACCCTGGCGACGGCTCTCAATTTTTATCCCCCAGGAGTTAATCGCCAGCGTATGGTGGCGGTTATCGAGTGCGCGCGCCTCACTGGGCAACCCTGGGATGAAAAGCTACAGGTAATAACCGCTAAGGGAAATCTACGTTGGGTGCGATCGCTAGGGCAGGCGGAGTTTGTCGACGGCACCTGCACACGTCTTTATGGGGCGTTTCAAGACATCGATGCCCAGATGCGGGCGGAGATGCAGCTGCAAGAGTTGACTCAGCAACTACAGCAGGCGAACGGAGAGCTAAGCCGGGTTGCCACTACAGATGCCCTCACCCAAGTAGCCAACCGACGCTATTTCGATCAGGTATTTATGCAAGAGTGGGCCCAGGCCCAGCGGGCCACTACCTCTCTGGCCCTGATCATGTGTGATGTAGATTATTTCAAACCCTACAACGATCACTACGGGCACCCGGCCGGGGACCGGTGTTTGCAGCAGGTGGCCCAACTGTTGAAGGATCATATTCAACGCCCTGGGGACGTGCTGGCTCGCTACGGCGGCGAAGAGTTTGTGGTGCTATTGCCCAAAACTACGCTAGTGGGGGCGATGGCAGTGGCGACTAGAATTCAACAGCAGTTTGCCCAGGCTCGGTTGCCCCATGGGTTTTCGTCAGTAGCTGACCACATTACCTTGAGCTTTGGCATCGCCTGCTGCGTACCCCTCCAGGAAAAGTTGCCCAGTGAGCTACTGGCTGCTGCCGATACCGCTCTATACCAGGCCAAACTGGCGGGCCGCAATCGCTACTGCATCAGCATCAACGATCGACCCGACGCCCCAAGTTTGCCAAGAGGCTAA
- a CDS encoding DUF4278 domain-containing protein has protein sequence MKLTYRGVSYDYNPPVVESNLTDEVGKFRGVDIRFRTVKKATVQQPTLDLVYRGVGYQTGTPKAAPVVEAVPVVAASTVPAIAAPAMATALSTEDKARMSMMNRHRSVKQRQQSMLARLATEAGLPAEAAQYWNHIQGKVHPSFWATYSRSGAAAS, from the coding sequence ATGAAACTCACCTATCGCGGCGTAAGCTACGACTATAATCCCCCCGTTGTGGAATCCAACTTAACCGATGAAGTTGGCAAGTTCCGCGGCGTAGATATTCGATTTCGCACCGTCAAGAAAGCTACCGTGCAGCAGCCCACCCTAGACTTGGTCTATCGCGGTGTGGGTTACCAGACTGGTACTCCTAAGGCAGCGCCTGTGGTTGAGGCTGTACCCGTGGTTGCGGCATCGACCGTGCCTGCGATCGCAGCCCCCGCCATGGCAACTGCCCTTAGCACCGAAGACAAAGCCCGCATGAGCATGATGAACCGTCATCGCTCTGTGAAGCAGCGTCAGCAATCGATGCTAGCTCGTCTAGCTACCGAAGCTGGCTTGCCCGCCGAAGCTGCCCAATACTGGAACCACATCCAGGGCAAGGTGCACCCTAGCTTTTGGGCTACCTACAGCCGCAGCGGTGCCGCTGCTAGCTAA
- a CDS encoding 2'-5' RNA ligase family protein — translation MASPSPKSARFFVALLPPQPVQDAITAIKQEVERRFGSRAALKSPPHITLQPPFNWSLERLDELQHHLHRFAHQQRPIPIVLEGFGAFPPRVIYVDVHQTAALMAVQPALVTHLETHFGLREGYRTGSDHRRASWPFTPHVTIGFRDLAPAAFHQAWAEFEHRPFSAEFEVPTLTLLRHDGQVWQIFSELPLSASKA, via the coding sequence ATGGCCAGCCCATCGCCAAAGTCTGCTCGATTTTTTGTCGCCCTACTGCCGCCTCAGCCGGTGCAGGATGCCATTACTGCCATCAAGCAGGAAGTTGAGCGTCGCTTTGGCAGCAGGGCGGCCCTGAAATCGCCGCCTCACATCACTCTACAGCCGCCCTTTAATTGGTCTCTAGAGCGGTTAGACGAGCTACAGCACCATCTGCACAGATTTGCCCATCAGCAGCGGCCCATTCCCATCGTTTTAGAAGGGTTTGGCGCCTTTCCGCCACGAGTGATTTATGTAGATGTGCATCAGACGGCAGCGCTAATGGCCGTTCAACCAGCCCTAGTAACCCATCTAGAAACACACTTTGGGCTGCGGGAGGGCTACCGAACTGGTTCTGACCATCGCCGCGCCTCTTGGCCCTTTACGCCCCACGTTACCATTGGCTTTCGTGACCTTGCGCCCGCTGCCTTTCACCAGGCCTGGGCTGAGTTTGAGCACCGACCTTTCTCGGCAGAGTTTGAAGTGCCCACTCTCACCTTGCTCCGTCACGATGGGCAAGTTTGGCAAATTTTCTCTGAGCTGCCGCTAAGTGCTTCAAAGGCCTGA
- a CDS encoding DUF2808 domain-containing protein, with product MVGASLLTLGSTWGFLALTSAPAIQYSDGTVGFSYPPRLTESYATRNLVSESNVTYYLTFDFPEAAVEPLDRVVIRLNEGYDPIFRYRLEATEAFANTPNGRVSLPLGELTQDQDARELTISFDPPAEPGVPITLALRPVRNPRFGGVYLFGATAYPVGETVKSTFMGYARLSFYERDRDRWP from the coding sequence TTGGTCGGTGCCAGTCTACTAACTCTGGGATCTACCTGGGGGTTTTTAGCGCTAACCTCTGCCCCGGCAATTCAGTACTCTGACGGCACTGTCGGTTTTTCGTACCCGCCGCGTTTGACCGAAAGCTACGCTACCCGCAATCTGGTCAGCGAAAGCAATGTCACTTACTACCTCACCTTTGACTTTCCCGAGGCGGCAGTTGAGCCACTGGATCGGGTGGTGATTCGCCTGAATGAAGGCTATGACCCAATTTTTCGCTATCGGCTAGAAGCTACTGAAGCCTTTGCCAATACCCCTAATGGTCGGGTGTCGCTACCCTTAGGCGAACTTACCCAGGACCAAGACGCCCGCGAATTGACGATTTCCTTCGACCCACCTGCTGAACCTGGGGTACCTATCACCTTGGCCCTGCGGCCCGTGCGGAATCCTCGTTTTGGTGGGGTCTATCTGTTCGGGGCAACGGCTTACCCAGTGGGCGAAACGGTGAAATCTACCTTTATGGGTTACGCTCGGCTGTCGTTTTATGAAAGGGATCGCGATCGCTGGCCCTAG
- a CDS encoding PP2C family protein-serine/threonine phosphatase, with translation MTAFPMPSGPSPSFESVSSSALPDTPPVFALKELVARLQREQYKIQDLLSSLGFALRSLNNLNQFLELIPMIASRVTDASGGALVLFRADGQVRLERLHCQSEDQCQDVRSALEAATRQVTASFKAAPESTMMSMARNAMLALDRQVNRYLGDEFQLFGTAIIVQNVERGRLYVFSRDPDYAWTETRQKLVRLVADQTSVAIENNELTAAVRKKERLDRELEIGAEIQLQLLPRECPAIQGMDLAAKCRTAHKVGGDYYDFIPTTFDQLRQAGSQQTAAAPWSFAIGDVMGKGVPAGLIMTMMRGMLRTEVLNGHSPARILQDLNFVMHSDLESSNRFVTLFYAEYNPKTRRLAYGNAAHNPPLLWQAATNTITRLDTPGMLLGLDMNTEYCEAEVELQPGDTVVFYTDGFTEASNPRGERFEEENLERALQWACRNCTSAEAILDYTFDLIDRFIGGDRSNDDDMTLVVMRVKPELQLNLFDN, from the coding sequence ATGACAGCTTTTCCCATGCCATCCGGGCCATCACCTTCTTTTGAGAGCGTTAGCAGTAGCGCTCTGCCAGATACTCCACCCGTGTTTGCCCTCAAGGAACTGGTGGCTCGGCTGCAGCGTGAGCAGTACAAAATCCAGGATTTGCTCAGTTCGCTAGGGTTTGCTCTACGCAGCCTCAACAACCTGAATCAGTTCCTAGAGCTGATTCCCATGATCGCCAGTCGGGTAACTGATGCTAGCGGCGGTGCCCTGGTGCTGTTTCGAGCGGATGGGCAGGTCCGTCTAGAGCGACTGCACTGCCAGAGCGAAGACCAGTGCCAGGATGTGCGATCGGCCCTAGAGGCTGCTACCCGCCAAGTGACGGCTAGCTTTAAGGCTGCCCCTGAGAGCACCATGATGTCGATGGCGCGCAATGCTATGTTGGCACTCGATCGCCAGGTCAACCGCTACCTGGGTGACGAGTTTCAGCTGTTTGGCACCGCTATTATCGTGCAAAACGTAGAGCGGGGGAGGCTCTACGTGTTTAGCCGCGACCCCGACTATGCTTGGACGGAGACCCGCCAAAAGCTGGTGCGCCTGGTGGCTGACCAAACCTCCGTAGCGATCGAAAACAATGAACTAACAGCGGCGGTGCGCAAAAAAGAGCGCCTCGATCGCGAGCTCGAAATTGGGGCTGAAATTCAGCTGCAGCTTCTACCCCGCGAGTGCCCCGCCATCCAGGGGATGGATCTGGCGGCTAAGTGCCGCACTGCCCACAAGGTAGGCGGCGATTATTACGACTTTATCCCGACCACCTTTGACCAGCTACGCCAGGCCGGTTCTCAGCAGACGGCAGCAGCCCCCTGGAGTTTTGCCATTGGGGATGTCATGGGCAAAGGGGTTCCCGCTGGGTTAATCATGACCATGATGCGGGGTATGCTGCGAACTGAGGTGCTCAACGGCCATTCGCCCGCTCGCATTTTGCAAGATTTAAATTTCGTCATGCACAGCGACTTAGAAAGCTCAAACCGCTTTGTGACGCTGTTCTATGCCGAGTACAACCCTAAAACTCGCCGCCTAGCCTACGGCAACGCCGCCCACAATCCACCGCTGCTGTGGCAGGCGGCCACCAACACCATCACCCGGCTTGATACCCCCGGTATGCTGCTGGGGCTGGATATGAATACCGAGTACTGCGAAGCCGAGGTAGAACTCCAGCCGGGCGACACGGTAGTGTTTTACACCGATGGTTTTACCGAGGCCTCTAACCCTCGCGGTGAGCGCTTTGAGGAAGAAAACCTGGAGCGGGCTCTCCAGTGGGCTTGCCGCAACTGCACTTCAGCCGAAGCGATTTTAGACTACACCTTTGACTTGATCGATCGCTTCATTGGGGGCGATCGCAGCAACGACGACGACATGACTCTGGTGGTGATGCGGGTAAAGCCAGAACTTCAGCTCAACCTATTTGACAACTAG